A genomic segment from Ptychodera flava strain L36383 chromosome 19, AS_Pfla_20210202, whole genome shotgun sequence encodes:
- the LOC139119073 gene encoding LOW QUALITY PROTEIN: UDP-glucose:glycoprotein glucosyltransferase 1-like (The sequence of the model RefSeq protein was modified relative to this genomic sequence to represent the inferred CDS: deleted 1 base in 1 codon; substituted 1 base at 1 genomic stop codon) — MAATVKVTVVIWTLLLLVQQTAAVSVRSKSVTALLESKWKNTPYILEVSEFLAEEGNDQFWNFVNSIAEIDLGKTLGADSQDEDIYHLGMKYAQRLVSPIRFNLLKFALSIRSYSPKIEMFNQMANDLPPPSGCSSFVDIHGEITCTLSDVPALISSASDRTKPSVFKTDHQYPGSTSGNVIVVLYGQVGNPESDFPKFHKELRQLANKGEIMYLLRHYVKDKPDNKVRLSGYGVELAIKSTEYKAVDDSQVKEGAAGDDDFIPEGEDEVQGFEFTTLRKLHPELEDKLKAFRTHLIETSNEMAPLKVWQLQDISLQAAQRVLSSPPEDALHVMRDTSQNFPTQARSLVKTHVKKEVRDEMRRNQDYLERSAGVSPGEAMVLINGLQVDTDIADPFMLFDLLRSEAKLMEGLHSLGLEGETMNKIMQVSIQSDEDSYAVDIRDHAVEYVNDLERDRKYGHWLPSVQDLLRPTFPGMMRQVRKNFFHLIFVVDPTKPESGELLDQADAFNSNNVPCRIGIVFVVNDAPDVDGQTDAGVAMVRAYNFAKSEYGAGKALTFLTKIYNQAGENDVTVEDVKKSLKKPSRGRYXEVFGVDSDYDDKRTAGKIFFERTGLGQLPQVLINGVPLKEDEIDINAFEEAVLTNILQQTPDFQRAVWRGEIGDGTDILDWTMARPNVMPRLNPRVLTSEIDHIDLSAKPGSVELDNFDEFSKLKTGEMAAAVTKNMKYITKRDDYTIRPVTNWVVADLDDESGRVLLQEAIKQMKSSNRVRLGLLHNPKSQPSAESHWLARAVNAAFQTQSRNNAKNFIAKLVKDENVNAVRKGSKKVEDFEVHGMDLEAFLKEYKKADVGFLKSHQYFCQHVLNISPGERAVISNGKLFGPLKTDESFQLEDFNLVEKFQISVAAESIQKKIVQLKVKSEQQDGLSDLVMKIDALLTATPQTEGRRDFSFRSSEHSVLKIGPQNDTAVAFDLVAILDPLTRDAQKWTALLMTLLDVTNIRLRLFLNCREKLSEMPLKSFYRYVLEPEVGFRPDGSFTAGPIAKFSNIPEDPLFTLNMITPEGWLVESVRSPYDLDNIRMLEVESYVYGHFELEYLLLEGHCIDLTSGQPPRGLQFTLGTKNQPVIVDTIVMANLGYFQLKAKPGAWLLRLRTGRSADIYDIASHVGTDTPEDSDDVIAVMDSFKSKILRVKVQKKPDKLDEDLLSGGEPEESDGGLWDSISSFTGGRGSSKKKRNGDEDKDKTLNIFSLASGHLYERFLRIMMLSVIQNTQSPVKFWFLKNYLSPTFKEFIPHMAEEYGFEYELVQYKWPRWLHQQTEKQRIIWGYKILFLDVLFPLDVQKIIFVDADQMVRANLQELADLDLGGAPYGYTPFCDSRKEMNGFRFWKSGYWASHLAGRKYHISALYVVDLKKFRRIAAGDRLRGQYQGLSQDPNSLSNLDQDLPNNMIHQVAIKSLPQEWLWCETWCSDEEKTVAKTIDLCNNPLTKEPKLTAAMRILPEWAGYDNEIKALQDKIANKSQKVVVDSKKTDKHTEL; from the exons atggcGGCGACTGTGAAG GTCACTGTAGTGATATGGACACTACTTCTCTTGGTGCAACAGACAGCAGCAGTGTCTGTGAGATCAAAATCAGTGACTGCACTGTTAGAATCCAAATGGAAGAACACGCCGTACATCTTAGAAGTGAGCGAGTTTCTCGCTGAAGAAGGCAATGATCAGTTTTGGAATTTCGTCAATTCCATCGCTGAGATCGATTTGGGAAAAACTTTGGGAGCAG ATTCTCAAGATGAAGATATTTACCATCTTGGGATGAAGTATGCACAGCGATTAGTCAGCCCAATTAGatttaatttattaaaatttgcaCTTTCGATAAGGTCATACtcaccaaaaattgaaatgtttaatCAG ATGGCAAATGATCTGCCACCGCCCAGTGGGTGTAGTAGTTTTGTAGACATCCATGGTGAAATCACATGTACATTGTCAGATGTGCCAGCCCTGATATCATCAGCCAGTGATAG GACAAAACCTAGTGTTTTTAAAACTGACCACCAATATCCAGGCTCTACTAGTGGTAATGTCATTGTGGTACTCTACGGACAAGTTGGTAACCCGGAGTCCGACTTCCCAAAATTTCATAAGGAGCTCCGCCAACTGGCGAACAAAGGCGAAATTATGTACCTCCTCAGACATTATGTGAAG GATAAGCCAGACAATAAGGTCCGTCTCTCTGGTTATGGTGTGGAGCTAGCCATTAAAAGCACGGAGTACAAAGCTGTCGATGACAGTCAGGTTAAAGAGGGTGCCGCAGGGGATGACGATTTCATTCCAGAGGGAGAAGATGAAGTTCAAGGCTTTGAGTTCACAACTCTCAG GAAACTGCATCCGGAGCTGGAAGATAAGCTGAAGGCATTCAGGACACATCTCATCGAGACCTCCAATGAAATGGCTCCATTGAAAGTCTGGCAACTGCAAG ACATCAGTCTACAAGCTGCCCAGAGGGTGCTGTCGTCACCACCAGAGGACGCCCTCCATGTCATGAGGGACACCAGCCAGAACTTCCCGACTCAGGCCAGGTCACTGGTCAAGACACACGTCAAGAAAGAAGTCCGAGATGAAATGAGAAGAAATCAGGAT TATTTAGAGAGAAGTGCAGGAGTGTCGCCAGGTGAAGCTATGGTATTAATCAATGGCCTTCAAGTGGATACCGACATCGCAGATCCATTCAT GTTGTTTGATCTGTTGAGAAGTGAAGCCAAGCTCATGGAGGGACTTCATTCACTGGGGCTTGAG ggtgaaactatgaataagaTTATGCAAGTATCTATCCAGTCCGATGAAGACTCCTATGCTGTGGATATCAGAGACCATGCTGTGGAG TACGTGAATGACTTGGAAAGAGACAGGAAATACGGTCACTGGTTGCCGTCTGTCCAAGATCTACTCAGACCAACATTTCCCGGTATGATGAGACAAGTCAGGAAGAATTTCTTCCACTTG ATTTTTGTTGTGGATCCAACAAAACCAGAGAGTGGGGAACTCCTGGACCAGGCTGATGCATTTAATAGTAACAACGTACCTTGTAGAATTGGTATTGTGTTTGTTGTCAATGATGCCCCTGATGTCGATGGACAGACGGATGCTGGCGTTGCCATGGTGAGAGCGTACAACTTTGCAAAGAGCGAGTATGGAGCGGGCAAAGCATTGACGTTCTTGACTAAG ATTTACAACCAAGCTGGAGAGAATGATGTGACAGTGGAAGATGTgaagaaaagtttaaaaaagcCTTCCCGGGGAAGATATTG AGAAGTTTTCGGTGTTGATTCAGATTACGATGACAAGAGAACA GCAGGCAAAATATTTTTCGAGCGAACAGGATTGGGTCAGTTGCCACAAGTGTTGATCAATGGTGTGCCACTCAAAGAAGATGAG ATTGACATCAATGCATTTGAAGAGGCTGTTTTGACAAACATCTTACAGCAGACTCCGGATTTCCAGCGTGCTGTCTGGCGG GGAGAGATTGGTGATGGTACTGATATCTTAGACTGGACAATGGCCAGACCTAATGTCATGCCAAGACTTAATCCAAGGGTATTGACATCAGAAATTGACCACATTGATCTCAGCGCCAAACCAG GATCTGTGGAGCTGGACAATTTTGACGAATTTTCCAAGTTGAAAACTGGGGAAATGGCAGCTGCAGTTACAAAGAACATGAAGTACATAACAAAGAGGG ATGACTACACCATCAGACCTGTGACAAACTGGGTCGTGGCTGATTTGGATGATGAATCAGGTAGAGTTCTACTTCAAGAAGCCATCAAACAGATG AAATCATCCAATCGAGTACGGTTAGGTCTGCTTCACAACCCCAAGTCTCAGCCCTCGGCGGAGTCTCACTGGCTGGCAAGGGCAGTCAATGCAGCTTTTCAGACACAGAGCAGAAACAATGCCAAGAACTTCATCGCAAAACTTGTCAAAGATGAAAATGTTAATGCGGTAAGGAAAGGATCAAAGAAGGTAGAAGACTTTGAAGTTCAT GGTATGGATTTGGAAGCCTTTCTCAAGGAGTACAAGAAAGCTGATGTCGGTTTCTTAAAATCACACCAGTATTTCTGTCAACATGTGCTTAATATATCACCTGGTGAGAGAGCCGTCATCAGCAATGGAAAG CTGTTTGGACCTCTCAAGACTGATGAAAGCTTCCAGCTTGAGGACTTCAaccttgttgaaaaattccagatcAGTGTTGCTGCAGAGAGTATACAGAAAAAG ATTGTTCAGCTGAAGGTCAAGAGTGAGCAACAAGATGGACTGAGTGACCTGGTGATGAAGATCGATGCTTTGCTGACAGCGACACCACAGACAGAAGGCAGGAGAGATTTCAGTTTCAGATCTTCAGAACACAG TGTGTTGAAGATTGGACCGCAGAATGACACTGCAGTGGCCTTTGACCTGGTGGCCATCTTGGACCCACTGACCAGAGACGCCCAGAAATGGACAGCTCTGCTGATGACGCTGCTCGATGTCACCAACATCAGACTGAGGCTGTTCCTGAACTGCCGGGAAAAGTTATCGGAGATGCCACTAAAAAG TTTCTATCGATATGTCTTGGAACCAGAAGTGGGATTTAGACCAGATGGAAG TTTTACAGCTGGTCCCATCGCCAAGTTTTCCAACATCCCTGAAGACCCATTGTTTACTCTCAACATGATCACACCGGAAGGTTGGCTGGTGGAGTCTGTCAGATCTCCCTATGATTTGGACAACATCAGAATGTTGGAG GTTGAAAGTTACGTCTATGGACATTTTGAGCTGGAGTATCTGCTTCTTGAAGGTCACTGCATTGACTTGACCTCGGGCCAACCGCCGAGGGGTCTGCAGTTCACACTGGGGACCAAGAACCAACCTGTGATTGTGGACACCATCGTCATGGCTAACTTG GGTTACTTCCAATTGAAAGCCAAGCCTGGTGCCTGGTTGCTGCGACTCAGAACTGGACGGTCTGCTGATATTTACGACATTGCAAG TCATGTAGGAACTGACACTCCTGAGGACTCTGATGATGTCATCGCAGTCATGGACAGCTTCAAGAGTAAAATCCTACGGGTCAAG GTGCAAAAGAAACCAGACAAACTTGATGAAGATCTTCTGAGTGGTGGTGAACCCGAGGAGAGTGATGGAGGGCTTTGGGATTCCATCTCAAG TTTCACCGGGGGAAGAGGAAGCAGCAAGAAAAAGAGGAATGGCGACGAAGACAAGGACAAGACGCTGAACATCTTCTCGCTTGCTTCAGGACATCTGTACGAAAGATTCTTAAG AATTATGATGCTGAGTGTGATACAAAATACACAGTCACCAGTGAAGTTTTGGTTCCTCAAAAATTATCTTTCTCCAACTTTCAAG GAATTTATCCCGCACATGGCAGAAGAGTACGGATTTGAATATGAACTTGTGCAGTACAAATGGCCAAGATGGCTGCATCAACAAACGGAAAAACAGAGGATTATTTGGGG GTATAAAATCCTGTTCCTTGATGTTCTTTTTCCTCTGGATGTGCAGAAGATAATATTTGTTGATGCAGATCAG aTGGTCAGAGCAAATCTTCAAGAGCTGGCTGACTTGGATCTTGGAGGTGCCCCGTATGGCTACACACCATTCTGTGACAGCCGGAAGGAGATGAACGGTTTCCGTTTCTGGAAGTCTGGTTACTGGGCTAGCCACCTGGCTGGCCGAAAATACCACATTAG TGCACTCTATGTGGTGGATTTGAAGAAGTTCCGAAGGATAGCAGCAGGGGACAGACTGCGTGGCCAGTACCAGGGACTCAGTCAGGATCCAAATAGTTTATCAAATTTAGATCAG GATTTACCAAATAACATGATACACCAAGTAGCCATAAAATCACTACCACAGGAATGGCTGTGGTGTGAAACGTGGTGCAGCGACGAAGAAAAGACAGTAGCAAAAACAATAGATTTG TGCAATAATCCGCTCACTAAAGAACCAAAGCTAACAGCTGCCATGCGAATTTTGCCGGAGTGGGCGGGTTACGATAATGAAATAAAAGCATTGCAAGACAAAATAGCGAATAAATCACAAAAAGTGGTAGTTGATAGTAAAAAAACAG ATAAACACACAGAACTATAG